Proteins encoded together in one Planctopirus ephydatiae window:
- a CDS encoding spermidine synthase, translating into MASLWSRIDRGEVLTLWGLGTGGLLMLQAAIATWGVLEPWRSCALVALCLGAGLGSLARVQPRRATSSLEQTSTLDKSLLKSLLLCSPPLGAILLATCVWFWLGPLWYSVPAMLPGLFSVELLAQRTGLIPVAFLVAMSTVGVTSALCVWSFRELAQLRSTTARASSTNRNSKRSLENPEDMLAQSCKHGTHSSAQSLENADDATCDERLALLSPAWMAGGVSLGMGISAALLAYGASPSILLGLAGLATGMPAIRYWMSLEAEINETTQAQRHTSRRTTDNLLETSWISHSLLLMAAILAGSIAWGMERLVNDRMPTGTFVMTGLALGGICGWALSAFMNSRRSRMADRTDLAAAREHQKPVDISTSAMIWIGVVAIALNLLLLPALTELLLWTNATVSWSPGVWLIRILFVMLMVWPVGWLIGCATTRRSGSMTMLCLMLSATGWLAAQWMGRFVLTPPSLLLACSWALAAVSVMPLVLNPRMLTGWMSPLFGKTIAANEVTSSSHQTHAVSPSSFAMQSGHLALSTRMASLFSIVVGAGLLATLPWSVSRESSAWNSRALFSTSASVAWHAGFSSDMLTALDDSRLVEVEHAENGTMVRWRTKFLEEVTRVNGLPLPPVSRDPSVVPQAVPELILTTLPLALHHEARHVLLLGAGSGLPLVTLSDLPVLQVTCLEGDASGLHAVQSNVVRALGAEIDERFEIHGVDPVWGISSLQDRFDVVISAPLLSSTDRGAASLTREHYLQCADRLTEDGIFCQRFECVDYGPQVLVDVSRTLRSVFREVTLVQTGIPGEAVWIATNSSKGLVREGLLSRIKSPQMRRILAQAGWDWSMLAGLSLVDDAALGELDGTDSKIHLRHARANTIRSNHLAWQTPIETMRWGAKLQQTQALLSAPRSTEPVYPPLPIPVDPDSGEEPPPVVYRRLSLLMEGMGFDGEDPDLVRRLEEIVAQRHLINDHPEAWWWEYRKVIKERLGKPPVATVRLATAQALKGGMLPDYARRKDYFEHLGEAIRSTNPGAEVPELMKFEEAYDPLLSPFIHQEVAELLHRSGKKARAEELRHRLHLVYFAPGFDSSVRNVQVALEMVLDHPETIVDDAARYDLILSLMHTMRNRWNLRTSQTLKSIRLTLRDIDACLLVARRGKETLDQLAMAGAADHADCEKRLQGLDRMLLQPLETYRNNLRSATPEFKDPSAAKSASK; encoded by the coding sequence TTGGCATCCCTCTGGAGTCGTATCGATCGTGGGGAAGTCCTCACACTCTGGGGCTTAGGAACGGGTGGTCTGTTAATGCTGCAGGCGGCCATTGCCACCTGGGGCGTGCTCGAACCCTGGCGATCGTGCGCGCTCGTGGCACTTTGCCTGGGTGCTGGTCTGGGGAGTCTGGCCCGAGTTCAGCCTCGACGTGCTACTTCATCGCTGGAACAGACTTCCACCTTAGACAAATCACTTTTGAAATCCCTGCTGCTATGCTCGCCACCTCTGGGAGCAATCCTCCTGGCAACCTGCGTCTGGTTCTGGCTGGGCCCGCTTTGGTACAGCGTACCCGCAATGCTGCCGGGTCTGTTTTCGGTGGAATTACTCGCACAACGTACCGGCTTGATTCCCGTCGCATTTCTGGTCGCCATGTCCACAGTGGGTGTCACCAGTGCCCTGTGTGTCTGGTCGTTTCGAGAACTGGCACAGCTTCGGTCAACGACTGCCCGCGCCTCCTCTACGAATCGCAACTCGAAACGGAGTCTTGAGAATCCCGAAGACATGCTTGCCCAAAGCTGCAAGCATGGCACTCACAGCAGCGCACAAAGTCTTGAAAATGCTGATGATGCAACATGCGATGAGCGACTCGCTCTGCTTTCTCCGGCTTGGATGGCCGGCGGTGTGAGCCTTGGCATGGGCATCAGTGCTGCCCTCCTCGCTTATGGCGCGTCTCCGTCTATTCTGTTGGGATTGGCAGGGCTGGCGACTGGCATGCCTGCCATTCGCTACTGGATGAGCCTGGAAGCAGAGATCAACGAAACAACTCAGGCACAACGTCATACCAGCCGCCGAACCACAGATAATCTGCTGGAGACAAGCTGGATCAGTCACAGCCTCTTACTGATGGCTGCTATTCTTGCGGGAAGTATCGCCTGGGGAATGGAACGACTGGTGAACGACCGCATGCCCACCGGCACGTTCGTCATGACCGGGTTGGCTCTGGGGGGAATCTGTGGCTGGGCTCTTTCGGCTTTTATGAATTCCCGCCGAAGCCGGATGGCAGACAGGACAGATCTGGCTGCCGCACGTGAACATCAAAAACCAGTCGACATATCGACCAGTGCCATGATCTGGATAGGTGTCGTCGCGATCGCCCTGAATTTGTTGTTGCTTCCCGCTCTGACAGAACTGCTCCTGTGGACAAATGCGACAGTGAGCTGGTCCCCCGGTGTCTGGTTGATTCGCATTTTGTTTGTGATGCTCATGGTTTGGCCTGTCGGCTGGCTCATCGGCTGTGCCACCACACGGCGTTCGGGTTCCATGACGATGCTCTGCCTCATGTTGTCTGCCACTGGCTGGCTGGCTGCACAATGGATGGGTCGCTTCGTGTTGACTCCACCCAGCTTGCTCCTGGCCTGCAGTTGGGCCCTGGCGGCAGTCTCTGTGATGCCACTGGTACTCAATCCTCGCATGCTGACTGGCTGGATGTCCCCTCTGTTTGGGAAAACGATTGCTGCGAATGAGGTCACCTCAAGCAGCCACCAAACGCACGCTGTGTCGCCTTCATCTTTCGCGATGCAATCGGGTCATCTGGCCTTATCGACACGCATGGCTTCGCTGTTTTCGATCGTCGTGGGTGCAGGCCTGTTGGCCACGCTCCCCTGGTCTGTCAGTCGCGAATCATCAGCATGGAACTCCCGCGCCCTCTTCTCAACATCGGCTTCAGTGGCCTGGCATGCCGGCTTTTCTTCGGACATGCTCACAGCGCTCGATGACAGTCGTCTGGTCGAGGTCGAGCATGCCGAGAATGGGACGATGGTTCGCTGGCGTACAAAATTTCTGGAAGAAGTTACGCGTGTTAATGGGCTGCCGCTGCCACCCGTGAGCCGCGATCCCAGTGTCGTTCCCCAGGCTGTCCCGGAACTGATTCTGACAACGTTACCTCTGGCACTGCATCACGAAGCCCGGCACGTCCTGCTCCTGGGAGCTGGGTCTGGTTTGCCACTCGTCACGTTATCCGACCTGCCCGTTTTGCAGGTGACATGTCTGGAAGGAGATGCCAGTGGTCTCCATGCGGTGCAATCCAACGTGGTGCGCGCTCTCGGTGCAGAGATTGACGAGCGATTCGAGATTCACGGGGTGGACCCGGTCTGGGGAATATCGAGCCTGCAGGATCGCTTTGACGTCGTGATTTCGGCTCCGCTGCTCTCATCGACCGATCGTGGTGCTGCCAGTCTGACACGAGAACATTATCTGCAATGCGCTGACCGGCTCACAGAGGATGGCATCTTCTGCCAGCGTTTCGAATGTGTCGATTATGGCCCACAGGTGCTGGTGGATGTTTCCCGCACGCTTCGATCGGTCTTCCGCGAAGTGACTCTCGTGCAGACCGGCATTCCCGGAGAGGCTGTCTGGATCGCCACCAATTCTTCCAAAGGATTGGTGCGCGAAGGGCTCCTCTCGCGCATCAAATCGCCACAAATGCGGCGAATTCTGGCTCAGGCGGGCTGGGACTGGTCCATGCTGGCTGGACTTTCCCTCGTCGATGATGCGGCTCTGGGTGAACTCGATGGTACAGACTCCAAAATTCACCTCCGACATGCCCGGGCGAACACAATCCGTTCCAATCATCTGGCCTGGCAGACACCCATCGAAACGATGCGCTGGGGAGCCAAGCTGCAGCAGACACAGGCTCTGTTAAGTGCTCCGCGTTCAACGGAACCGGTTTATCCCCCTTTGCCAATCCCTGTGGATCCCGATTCGGGTGAAGAACCACCTCCTGTGGTCTATCGAAGGCTGAGCCTGCTGATGGAAGGAATGGGGTTTGATGGTGAAGATCCCGATCTGGTTCGTCGACTCGAAGAGATCGTCGCCCAGAGGCATCTCATTAACGATCACCCGGAAGCGTGGTGGTGGGAATATCGCAAAGTCATCAAGGAACGCCTGGGTAAGCCACCGGTCGCGACCGTGCGTCTGGCTACGGCTCAGGCTCTAAAAGGGGGGATGCTCCCCGATTATGCCCGCCGGAAAGATTACTTCGAACATCTGGGAGAGGCGATTCGTTCGACCAATCCTGGGGCTGAAGTCCCCGAACTAATGAAGTTTGAAGAAGCCTACGATCCCCTCCTGTCGCCATTCATTCATCAGGAAGTGGCCGAGTTATTGCATCGCAGCGGGAAAAAGGCCCGGGCCGAAGAACTGCGTCATCGACTCCATCTCGTCTACTTTGCACCGGGCTTTGACAGCTCTGTACGCAATGTGCAAGTGGCACTGGAAATGGTACTCGATCATCCCGAAACGATTGTGGACGACGCGGCACGCTATGACCTGATCTTAAGCCTGATGCATACGATGCGCAATCGATGGAACCTGCGGACATCCCAGACACTCAAGTCGATCCGGCTCACGTTGCGGGATATCGATGCCTGCCTGCTCGTGGCCCGGCGAGGGAAAGAAACGCTCGATCAACTGGCTATGGCTGGGGCTGCCGATCATGCCGATTGCGAAAAACGCCTGCAGGGGCTGGATCGCATGTTGTTACAACCTCTGGAGACGTATCGCAACAACCTGCGCAGTGCGACTCCTGAGTTCAAAGATCCTTCCGCTGCGAAATCAGCTTCAAAGTGA